From the Streptomyces sp. KMM 9044 genome, one window contains:
- a CDS encoding alpha/beta hydrolase, translating into MAAATGASAAGLRRDEPVDDVREAVLDGAGVTLSALLSEPAGGAPRALVVAVHGGGMTAGYFDGQARPGLSLLRLGARLGYTVLAVDRPGYGRSAAALPDGLSVAEQTPLLRAGIADFARRHPVGAGVFLLAHSFGGKLALSVAAHAEDGDGLLGVDVSGCGRRYAPTTEDDVRSGSPGDRRRHWGPLRLYPPGTFRASVGMVAPMPAREAADLAHWPRLFTRLAPRVRVPVRVTFAEHELWWRHEDAELAGLAAGFTASPRVLLERQPDAGHNISLGWAARAYHLRALAFLEECLLPDAAVPGGSGD; encoded by the coding sequence GTGGCGGCGGCCACCGGGGCGTCCGCGGCCGGCCTGCGGCGCGACGAGCCCGTGGACGACGTCCGCGAGGCCGTCCTCGATGGGGCCGGGGTCACTTTGTCCGCCCTGCTGAGCGAACCCGCGGGCGGCGCCCCGCGCGCGCTGGTCGTGGCGGTGCACGGCGGCGGAATGACCGCCGGGTACTTCGACGGGCAGGCGCGGCCGGGACTGTCCCTGCTCCGGCTCGGGGCTCGGCTGGGCTACACGGTGCTGGCGGTGGACCGTCCCGGTTACGGCAGGTCCGCCGCCGCGCTGCCGGACGGGCTGAGCGTCGCGGAGCAGACCCCGCTGCTCCGCGCCGGCATCGCCGACTTCGCCCGCCGCCACCCCGTCGGCGCGGGCGTCTTCCTGCTGGCGCACTCCTTCGGCGGCAAGCTGGCCCTTTCGGTCGCCGCGCACGCCGAGGACGGCGACGGGCTGCTCGGCGTGGACGTCTCGGGCTGCGGCCGGCGGTACGCGCCGACCACCGAGGACGACGTGCGTTCCGGCAGTCCCGGAGACCGGCGGCGGCACTGGGGGCCGCTGCGGCTGTACCCGCCGGGAACCTTCCGTGCCAGCGTCGGCATGGTCGCGCCCATGCCCGCGCGGGAGGCGGCGGACCTCGCGCACTGGCCGCGGCTGTTCACCCGGCTCGCCCCCCGGGTGCGGGTTCCGGTACGGGTCACCTTCGCCGAGCACGAGCTGTGGTGGCGGCACGAGGACGCCGAACTGGCCGGCCTGGCGGCCGGCTTCACCGCCTCCCCCCGCGTCCTGCTCGAACGGCAGCCGGACGCGGGGCACAACATCAGCCTGGGCTGGGCGGCCCGCGCCTACCACCTGCGGGCCCTGGCGTTCCTGGAGGAGTGCCTGCTCCCGGACGCCGCCGTGCCCGGCGGCTCCGGGGACTGA
- a CDS encoding carboxymuconolactone decarboxylase family protein encodes MEARLQNPAMILDATQPIQEMYKAIYSGGVPKATLDLVHLRASQINGCSPCVDSGARGARKAGETEERLSAVAAWRETSYFTDAERAALELAEASTRLSDRTDPVPDEVWERAAAHYDEKGLAALILMVGLTNFFNRLNVTTKQVAGAWG; translated from the coding sequence ATGGAAGCGCGCCTGCAGAACCCGGCGATGATCCTTGACGCCACGCAGCCCATTCAGGAGATGTACAAGGCGATCTACTCCGGCGGTGTCCCGAAGGCGACCCTCGACCTGGTCCACCTGCGCGCGAGCCAGATCAACGGCTGCAGCCCCTGTGTGGACTCCGGTGCCCGCGGTGCCCGCAAGGCCGGCGAGACCGAGGAGCGTCTGTCCGCCGTCGCCGCCTGGCGCGAGACGTCCTACTTCACCGACGCCGAGCGGGCCGCGCTGGAGTTGGCCGAGGCTTCCACCCGGCTGTCCGACCGCACCGACCCCGTGCCGGACGAGGTCTGGGAGCGGGCCGCCGCCCACTACGACGAGAAGGGCCTGGCGGCGCTGATCCTGATGGTCGGACTGACCAACTTCTTCAACCGTCTGAACGTGACCACCAAGCAGGTGGCCGGCGCCTGGGGCTGA
- a CDS encoding sigma-70 family RNA polymerase sigma factor codes for MQENEWLARTFEEKRPRLHAVAHRILGSTDEAEDAVQEAWIRLHRSDTDTVENLDGWLTTVVGRVCLDILRARNRREEFLEEHADPSAGPLSENVSDPEQAAMLADSVGLALLVVLDTLDPDERLAFVLHDMFAVPFADIASVIGRSPAATRQLASRARRRVHGASPLPDLRRQHEIVDAFLTAARNGEFEHLLTLLAPDAAMRADDTAVRIGAAPVTQGAQGVASVFSGGAEAARIALVDGSVGAVWQSKVRPIVVFNFTIEDGKIAAIDLVAEPERLRELDVVVLDG; via the coding sequence ATACAGGAGAACGAATGGCTGGCACGCACGTTCGAGGAGAAACGCCCGCGGCTGCACGCCGTGGCCCACCGCATACTCGGTTCGACCGACGAGGCCGAGGACGCCGTGCAGGAGGCCTGGATCAGGCTGCACCGCAGCGACACCGACACCGTGGAGAACCTCGACGGCTGGCTCACCACGGTCGTCGGCCGGGTCTGCCTCGACATACTCCGCGCCCGCAACCGCCGCGAGGAGTTCCTCGAGGAGCATGCCGACCCGTCGGCCGGGCCCCTCTCCGAGAATGTCTCCGACCCGGAGCAGGCGGCCATGCTGGCGGACTCCGTCGGCCTGGCGCTGTTGGTGGTCCTGGACACGCTCGACCCGGACGAGCGGCTCGCCTTCGTCCTGCACGACATGTTCGCCGTGCCGTTCGCCGACATCGCCTCGGTCATCGGGCGCAGCCCGGCGGCCACCCGCCAGCTGGCCAGCCGCGCCCGCCGACGCGTGCACGGCGCCTCTCCGCTGCCCGACCTGCGGCGCCAGCACGAGATCGTGGACGCGTTCCTCACCGCCGCCCGCAACGGCGAGTTCGAGCACCTCCTGACCCTGCTGGCCCCGGATGCCGCCATGCGCGCCGACGACACGGCGGTCCGGATCGGTGCCGCGCCGGTCACCCAGGGCGCCCAGGGCGTGGCGAGCGTCTTCTCCGGCGGCGCCGAAGCGGCCCGCATCGCGCTCGTCGACGGGTCGGTGGGAGCCGTGTGGCAGTCGAAGGTGCGCCCGATCGTGGTCTTCAACTTCACCATCGAGGACGGGAAGATCGCCGCCATCGACCTGGTGGCCGAGCCCGAGCGACTGAGGGAACTGGATGTCGTGGTCCTCGACGGCTGA
- a CDS encoding MMPL family transporter, translating into MTTLRSRTVTRSDDPGIGAGFLARYARLVSGRRSKWAVLVIWLVLIAAGGSLAAKLGDVQDNDPETWLPSGAQSTQAVELAEKYFADKDSSTAVIIYARGSGLTAADQEKIEADRSALQDDVAVGDVAQPQVSEDGKAAFLGYPLRTHPSDNGVLTDAVDESEDIVKNGAPDGLDIRIAGEAGSVRDFAEVYSGMDGALLGAALGVVAVLLLMTYRSPVLWLVPLLTVFLASQVASGVVYLLAKHAGLLVNGLSAYILMILCVGVGTDYALLLIARYREELHRHEDRHEAMRIAVRHSLPALAASAATVGVATLCLVFGSMNSTRGLGPVVAIGVAVVFLAMTSLLPALLVILGRWTFWPFVPRYAPGYDAGVEKEHGAWARVAQAVGRRPRLIWAASLGVLAVLAIGTTTVETGQTQAEQFTKTVDSVEGQRLLAEHFPAGSSAPADIYVPAGGADAALRTVQAVTGVESAATQRTAGGWTHLTAVFEDAPDTQAAKDTVERMRTALDKGQEDSADAVVGGQAAIALDTSDAQQDEEMLLIPLILVVVLLMLILVLRAVVAPLVLLASVVLSYASAVGAASLLFHAIDYPRIDRGLLLIGFLFLVALGVDYTIFLMARVREEVRLRGHREGTLTGLTVTGGVITSAGVVLAATFCVLAAIPTVASLQQGLLIAIGILLDTFLVRSLLIPALSLGIGPRIWRPGHPEDEAPPRSERPLETARVDVGA; encoded by the coding sequence ATGACGACTTTGCGTTCACGAACAGTCACTCGGAGTGATGATCCGGGCATCGGAGCCGGCTTTCTGGCCCGCTACGCCCGGCTGGTCAGCGGCCGCCGCTCGAAGTGGGCCGTGCTGGTGATTTGGTTGGTGCTGATCGCCGCGGGCGGATCCCTGGCGGCGAAGCTGGGCGACGTGCAGGACAACGATCCTGAGACGTGGCTGCCCTCCGGTGCCCAGTCGACCCAGGCGGTCGAACTGGCGGAGAAGTACTTCGCCGACAAGGACAGCAGCACCGCCGTCATCATCTACGCCCGCGGCAGCGGACTCACCGCCGCCGACCAGGAGAAGATCGAGGCGGACCGGAGCGCCCTGCAGGACGACGTCGCCGTGGGCGACGTGGCCCAGCCCCAGGTGTCCGAGGACGGCAAGGCCGCCTTCCTCGGTTACCCCCTGCGGACGCACCCCAGCGACAACGGGGTGCTCACCGACGCCGTGGACGAGTCCGAGGACATCGTGAAGAACGGTGCGCCGGACGGCCTCGACATCAGGATCGCCGGCGAAGCCGGCAGCGTCCGGGACTTCGCCGAGGTCTACAGCGGTATGGACGGGGCGCTGCTGGGTGCCGCGCTCGGGGTCGTCGCGGTGCTGCTGCTGATGACCTACCGCAGCCCGGTTCTGTGGCTGGTCCCGCTGCTGACCGTCTTCCTGGCCAGCCAGGTCGCCAGTGGCGTGGTCTACCTCCTCGCCAAACACGCGGGCCTGCTCGTCAACGGGCTCAGCGCGTACATCCTGATGATCCTGTGCGTGGGCGTCGGCACCGACTACGCCCTGCTGCTCATCGCCCGCTACCGTGAGGAGCTGCACCGCCACGAGGACCGTCACGAGGCGATGCGGATCGCCGTGCGCCACTCGCTGCCGGCACTGGCGGCCTCCGCGGCCACCGTGGGTGTCGCCACGCTCTGCCTGGTCTTCGGCAGCATGAACTCCACCCGCGGTCTCGGCCCGGTCGTGGCCATCGGTGTCGCGGTGGTGTTCCTGGCGATGACCTCGCTGCTGCCCGCCCTGCTCGTCATCCTCGGCCGGTGGACGTTCTGGCCCTTCGTACCGCGCTACGCCCCGGGCTACGACGCGGGCGTGGAGAAGGAGCACGGAGCCTGGGCCCGCGTGGCGCAGGCCGTGGGGCGCAGGCCCCGCTTGATCTGGGCCGCCTCCCTCGGCGTCCTGGCCGTCCTTGCCATCGGGACCACCACAGTGGAGACCGGCCAGACCCAGGCCGAGCAGTTCACCAAGACCGTCGACTCCGTCGAGGGCCAGCGGCTCCTCGCCGAGCACTTCCCCGCGGGCTCCTCGGCGCCCGCCGACATCTACGTGCCCGCCGGGGGAGCGGACGCCGCGCTGCGGACCGTCCAGGCCGTAACGGGTGTGGAGTCTGCGGCCACGCAGCGGACCGCGGGCGGCTGGACCCACCTGACCGCCGTGTTCGAGGACGCCCCCGACACCCAGGCGGCCAAGGACACCGTCGAGCGGATGCGCACGGCACTCGACAAGGGACAGGAGGACAGCGCCGACGCCGTCGTGGGAGGCCAGGCCGCGATCGCGCTCGACACCTCCGACGCCCAGCAGGACGAGGAGATGCTGCTGATCCCGCTGATCCTCGTGGTCGTCCTGCTCATGTTGATCCTGGTGCTGCGCGCGGTGGTCGCCCCGCTCGTCCTCCTGGCGTCGGTGGTGCTCTCCTACGCCTCCGCCGTGGGCGCGGCCTCGTTGCTCTTCCACGCCATCGACTACCCGCGCATCGACCGCGGACTGCTGCTGATCGGCTTCCTGTTCCTGGTCGCTCTCGGGGTGGACTACACGATCTTCCTGATGGCCCGGGTCCGGGAGGAGGTCCGGCTGCGCGGACACCGCGAGGGCACCCTCACCGGGCTCACGGTCACCGGCGGGGTCATCACGTCCGCAGGAGTCGTGCTGGCGGCCACGTTCTGCGTCCTCGCCGCGATCCCGACTGTGGCGTCGTTGCAGCAGGGCCTGCTCATCGCGATCGGCATCCTCCTGGACACCTTCCTGGTGCGCAGTCTGCTGATCCCCGCACTCTCCCTCGGCATCGGCCCACGCATCTGGCGCCCGGGTCACCCCGAGGACGAGGCGCCGCCCCGGAGCGAGCGCCCGTTGGAGACCGCCCGGGTCGACGTCGGTGCCTGA
- a CDS encoding glutamine synthetase family protein produces the protein MYTRSWRSVSAEDAVGSPSFVSDHGLWSEEQFAVAEQIEADLGQIDFVRLVFPDPHGLARSKTLTADAFRSVLRNGMNFSPGPFLFDTGHAIAVDFLGEPGLGVEEIVGAGNFILVPDPLTFQVLPGTEPRTAWVVGDEYLRDGTPHPLSSRAVLRRLDAAYAERGYSPVVGLEVEWYLTRLLDDEPGNEGNGFGLQGRAPRVAPLNAGYQFNLDARYDSVAHVTDPLALHLTALGLPLRSMEHESGPGQVESTFSPMSALDTADAMLLFRTTAKRWCAQRGYHASFMSQPRLDAFDPSGWHLHQSVRENATGRNLFSAEGPSGGLSPEAKAYADGLLAWSRELFLLSVPTVNGYRRLDSRHALAPTRIDWSVEDRSVMLRMVGGGTGAHIENRSGEPCANPYLTIAAQLFAGLDGLGGAAGPETGGRSGGVAAEFVPQSLGESLAAFRAGRAEQLLGRPLTACLVKLKESELRRYETWCTTTGSGDGQVTEWEQREYFEAY, from the coding sequence ATGTACACCCGGTCATGGCGCTCCGTCTCCGCCGAGGACGCCGTCGGCAGTCCCTCGTTCGTCTCCGACCACGGGCTGTGGAGCGAGGAGCAGTTCGCCGTCGCCGAGCAGATCGAGGCCGACCTCGGGCAGATCGACTTCGTGCGCCTGGTCTTCCCGGACCCGCACGGCCTCGCCCGCTCCAAGACGTTGACCGCGGACGCGTTCCGCTCGGTCCTGCGCAACGGCATGAACTTCAGCCCGGGACCCTTCCTCTTCGACACCGGACACGCCATCGCGGTCGACTTCCTCGGCGAGCCCGGTCTCGGAGTGGAGGAGATCGTGGGCGCGGGGAACTTCATCCTGGTCCCCGACCCGTTGACGTTCCAGGTCCTGCCCGGTACCGAGCCGCGCACCGCCTGGGTCGTCGGCGACGAGTACCTGCGCGACGGCACCCCGCACCCGCTGTCGTCGCGGGCCGTGCTGCGGCGGCTCGACGCCGCCTACGCCGAACGCGGTTACTCTCCGGTGGTGGGCCTCGAAGTCGAGTGGTACCTCACGCGGCTGCTCGACGACGAGCCGGGCAACGAGGGCAACGGCTTCGGCCTGCAGGGCAGGGCCCCGCGGGTGGCTCCCCTGAACGCGGGCTACCAGTTCAACCTGGACGCACGCTATGACTCCGTGGCCCACGTCACCGACCCGCTCGCCCTGCACCTGACCGCGCTCGGCCTGCCGCTGCGCTCGATGGAACACGAGTCGGGCCCCGGCCAGGTCGAGTCCACGTTCAGCCCCATGTCCGCGCTCGACACCGCCGACGCGATGCTGCTGTTCCGCACCACCGCCAAACGGTGGTGCGCACAGCGCGGCTACCACGCCTCCTTCATGTCGCAGCCGCGTCTGGACGCCTTCGACCCCAGCGGCTGGCACCTGCACCAGTCCGTGCGGGAGAACGCGACGGGACGCAACCTCTTCTCCGCCGAAGGGCCGTCCGGCGGCCTGTCACCGGAGGCCAAGGCCTACGCCGACGGGCTGCTGGCCTGGAGCCGGGAGCTGTTCCTGCTGTCGGTGCCCACAGTCAACGGCTACCGGCGGCTGGACTCCCGGCACGCCCTGGCCCCCACCCGGATCGACTGGAGCGTGGAGGACCGCAGCGTCATGCTCCGCATGGTCGGTGGCGGCACCGGCGCGCACATCGAGAACCGCAGCGGAGAACCGTGCGCCAACCCCTATCTCACCATCGCCGCCCAGCTGTTCGCGGGCCTGGACGGCCTCGGCGGCGCAGCCGGGCCGGAAACCGGCGGACGGTCCGGCGGGGTGGCGGCGGAGTTCGTGCCGCAGTCCCTGGGCGAGTCGCTCGCCGCGTTCCGGGCCGGACGCGCCGAGCAACTGCTCGGCAGGCCGCTCACAGCCTGCCTGGTCAAACTCAAGGAGAGCGAGCTGCGGCGTTACGAGACGTGGTGCACCACGACCGGGTCCGGCGACGGCCAGGTCACGGAGTGGGAGCAGCGAGAGTACTTCGAGGCGTACTGA
- a CDS encoding GNAT family N-acetyltransferase, protein MSWKTERVSGRTLDLDEVLAIYHESGLGERRPVDDRDRMAAMVREANLIVVARDADGALIGIARSVSDFSYVTYLSDIAVVRRHQRSGVGLALLEATRREAPDAKVVLLSAPAATAYYPRVGFTRHDSAWVLNPGQPLDGPQAQP, encoded by the coding sequence ATGAGCTGGAAGACTGAACGCGTCAGCGGGCGAACCCTCGACCTGGACGAGGTGCTGGCGATTTACCACGAGTCGGGGCTCGGTGAGCGGCGGCCCGTCGACGACCGCGACCGGATGGCCGCGATGGTGCGGGAGGCGAACCTCATCGTCGTCGCCCGGGATGCGGACGGCGCGCTCATCGGCATCGCCCGCAGCGTCTCCGACTTCTCCTACGTCACCTACCTGTCGGACATCGCCGTGGTGCGCCGGCATCAGCGCTCGGGGGTGGGGCTCGCCCTCCTGGAGGCGACCCGGCGGGAGGCCCCCGACGCGAAGGTGGTGCTGCTCTCGGCGCCCGCCGCGACCGCCTACTACCCGCGCGTCGGCTTCACCCGGCACGACTCGGCGTGGGTCCTGAACCCCGGGCAGCCGCTGGACGGGCCACAAGCCCAGCCGTAG
- a CDS encoding 4Fe-4S dicluster-binding protein, protein MSENAFSAAKSARSERIAARTRGENWKKPPRRIETSECITCDSCLRSCPEEFGAIFDRGLDVVIIPELCSGCPACVLECPVDCIYVDEDWTPTDESLWSHIDLSAGTS, encoded by the coding sequence GTGAGCGAGAACGCATTTTCGGCGGCGAAATCCGCCCGTTCCGAGCGGATCGCCGCGCGGACTCGCGGCGAGAACTGGAAGAAACCACCGCGCCGCATAGAAACCTCGGAGTGCATCACCTGCGACAGTTGCCTGCGCAGTTGTCCCGAGGAGTTCGGTGCCATATTCGACCGTGGTCTGGACGTCGTCATCATTCCCGAACTGTGCTCGGGCTGCCCCGCCTGCGTGCTCGAGTGCCCCGTCGACTGCATCTACGTCGACGAGGACTGGACCCCGACCGACGAGAGTCTGTGGAGCCACATCGACCTGTCCGCAGGCACCTCATGA
- a CDS encoding response regulator transcription factor, translated as MSQIPSQAMLEPFAPAPEAARLAEPGASTAARAPTGQRILVVDGDAALAGSLTAQLRRHGHDPVGVRHGSAALQAYEDVEMVLLDLDLPDLDGLEVCRAIREVSRVPIIIVTARQSELDCVLGLHAGADDYVTKPYGLRELMARIEAVMRRARWQPAAAREIHHGRLRIDVDSRVVTVDDEPVALTRKEFDLLYLLASQPDTVIPRKQLLQQVWGDSWSRRTIDTHVSSLRGKLGGNGWVVTVRGVGFRLGAG; from the coding sequence ATGAGCCAAATTCCGTCACAGGCGATGCTGGAGCCCTTCGCCCCCGCGCCCGAGGCCGCCCGGCTCGCGGAGCCGGGCGCTTCGACGGCGGCCCGGGCACCGACCGGCCAGCGCATCCTGGTGGTGGACGGCGACGCCGCCCTCGCCGGATCACTGACCGCCCAGCTGCGGCGGCACGGGCACGACCCGGTCGGCGTCCGGCACGGCAGCGCGGCCCTGCAGGCCTACGAGGACGTCGAGATGGTGCTGCTCGACCTCGATCTGCCCGATCTCGACGGCCTGGAGGTGTGCCGCGCGATCCGCGAGGTCAGCAGGGTCCCGATCATCATCGTCACCGCCCGGCAGTCCGAGCTCGACTGCGTGCTCGGACTGCACGCGGGCGCCGACGACTACGTGACCAAGCCCTACGGGCTGCGCGAACTCATGGCCCGGATCGAGGCGGTGATGCGCCGCGCCCGGTGGCAGCCCGCCGCGGCCAGGGAGATACACCACGGCCGCCTGCGCATCGACGTCGACTCGCGCGTGGTCACCGTGGACGACGAGCCGGTGGCCCTCACCCGCAAGGAGTTCGACCTGCTGTACCTGCTGGCGTCCCAGCCCGACACGGTGATCCCGCGGAAGCAGCTCCTGCAGCAGGTGTGGGGCGACTCCTGGTCGCGCCGCACGATCGACACGCACGTCAGCAGCCTGCGCGGCAAACTCGGCGGCAATGGATGGGTCGTCACCGTGCGCGGGGTGGGGTTCAGGCTGGGCGCGGGGTGA
- the purB gene encoding adenylosuccinate lyase → MIPRYTLPEMADLFSDQSRYATWVRVEILATEAQVRLGRVPEDAVRDMRRARVPLADRVAEIEKERDHEVLSFLAAYCEDIPESSARWVHLGMTSYDLVDTALGHTLARATDLLMAAGRRLRRTLVAKALEHWDTLMVGRTHGVHAEPTTFGHKLAGYAFAVDRSLRRLAAARDAVAVGTISGSVGTYALIDPFVERYVCESLGLGIEPAPSQVVARDRHAQLVQAVAAMGACVEQVALELRLLQRTEVAEVEERRAPAYQGSSAMPHKRNPTTSERLCGLARLLRGYATTALENVALWHERDLAHQAVERVILPDSLAVGHFQATTAEELVSCLRVHPDRMRAALDRTHGLVYSSAVLVELLGDGAERERAYRSAQAAANRTVATGTPFVDTLAEEGVELREELRPERFLIHHDVVRRRLEMLDELED, encoded by the coding sequence ATGATTCCCCGATACACCTTGCCCGAGATGGCGGATCTCTTCTCCGACCAGTCGCGCTACGCCACCTGGGTCCGCGTGGAGATCCTCGCGACGGAGGCGCAGGTACGGCTGGGACGCGTACCCGAGGACGCGGTCCGGGACATGCGCCGGGCCCGGGTGCCGCTCGCGGACCGGGTCGCGGAGATCGAGAAGGAACGCGACCACGAGGTGCTCTCCTTCCTCGCCGCGTACTGCGAGGACATCCCCGAGTCCTCGGCCCGCTGGGTGCACCTGGGCATGACCAGCTACGACCTGGTGGACACCGCCCTCGGTCACACCCTGGCCCGGGCCACCGACCTCCTGATGGCGGCGGGGCGGCGGCTGCGCCGCACACTGGTGGCCAAGGCGCTGGAGCACTGGGACACGCTGATGGTCGGGCGCACGCACGGCGTGCACGCGGAGCCCACCACCTTCGGGCATAAACTCGCCGGCTACGCCTTCGCCGTCGACCGCTCGCTGCGGCGGCTGGCGGCGGCGCGCGACGCCGTCGCGGTCGGCACGATCTCCGGTTCGGTCGGCACGTACGCGCTCATCGACCCGTTCGTGGAGAGGTACGTGTGCGAGTCGCTGGGCCTGGGCATCGAACCGGCGCCCAGCCAGGTCGTCGCCCGTGACCGGCACGCCCAACTGGTTCAGGCCGTCGCCGCCATGGGGGCCTGCGTCGAGCAGGTCGCCCTGGAGCTGCGGCTGCTGCAGCGAACCGAGGTGGCCGAGGTCGAGGAGCGGCGGGCCCCGGCCTACCAGGGCTCGAGCGCCATGCCGCACAAGCGCAACCCGACCACCAGCGAGCGGCTGTGCGGCCTGGCGCGCCTGCTGCGCGGCTACGCCACGACCGCGCTCGAGAACGTCGCCCTGTGGCACGAACGGGACCTGGCCCACCAGGCTGTCGAGCGGGTCATCCTGCCCGACAGCCTGGCCGTCGGCCACTTCCAGGCCACGACGGCCGAGGAACTGGTGTCCTGCCTCCGTGTCCACCCGGACCGGATGCGGGCCGCTCTCGACCGGACCCATGGTCTCGTCTACAGTTCGGCCGTTCTGGTGGAGTTGCTCGGCGACGGCGCGGAGCGGGAGCGGGCGTACCGCTCGGCACAGGCCGCCGCGAACCGGACGGTGGCCACCGGCACACCGTTCGTGGACACCCTGGCCGAGGAAGGCGTCGAACTGCGCGAGGAACTGCGTCCCGAGCGCTTCCTCATCCATCACGACGTCGTACGGCGGCGATTGGAGATGCTCGATGAGCTGGAAGACTGA
- a CDS encoding amidase, which yields MTAPGIGELTERFRRGEATVVEHVQSVLTAVRERDTLGAFVTAAGDEALQTAEQADRRIRERGPDAWRGAPLLGVTVSVKDLLQTRDLPTTRGSLLENRRTREDAPAVARLRAAGAVVIGKTTTSEYGWSASTLGRVAPPTGNPYAPGLTAGGSSGGAAAAVATGLGEGALGTDGAGSIRIPAAFCGVAGYKPSYGRVPYVPNGVDRLAHQGTLARSVADAAALAAVVAGPHPADPDSGLGSIDLPSDSRSQHIGWIEYEGTTDEIRKVTEQAMAALAGQGHRVERVEVRCDDLYPALVDILAAAEAAGAPPEDEEWCDPGRLEIVRYGRTLSGTALMRAEEVRQGLRTRLRSVMRRYGLLAMATVPIEPFDVRAIGPQWAADPRDLLWLAWSPASYPFNMTGQPAVTLPAGLTGSGLPAGVQLVGPVGADEVVLTVAHRLETELGPLPPPHAQHELVPATERTL from the coding sequence ATGACGGCCCCGGGTATCGGCGAGCTCACGGAACGCTTCCGCCGGGGGGAGGCCACCGTCGTCGAGCACGTCCAGTCCGTGCTGACCGCCGTCCGCGAGCGGGACACACTGGGCGCGTTCGTCACCGCCGCGGGCGACGAGGCCCTCCAGACGGCCGAGCAGGCCGACCGGCGCATCCGCGAGCGCGGCCCCGACGCCTGGCGCGGAGCTCCGCTGCTGGGCGTCACGGTCTCGGTGAAGGACCTGCTGCAGACCCGCGACCTGCCGACCACCCGGGGTTCGCTGCTGGAGAACCGGCGGACCCGCGAGGACGCCCCGGCCGTCGCCCGGCTGCGGGCGGCCGGCGCCGTCGTCATCGGCAAGACGACGACCTCCGAGTACGGCTGGAGCGCCTCCACCCTCGGCCGCGTCGCACCGCCCACCGGCAACCCCTACGCGCCCGGCCTCACCGCGGGCGGCTCCAGCGGCGGTGCCGCCGCCGCCGTGGCGACCGGGCTCGGCGAGGGCGCCCTGGGCACCGACGGGGCCGGCTCCATCCGGATCCCCGCGGCGTTCTGCGGAGTGGCCGGGTACAAACCGTCGTACGGGCGGGTCCCGTACGTTCCCAACGGCGTCGACCGGCTGGCCCACCAGGGCACGCTGGCACGCAGCGTCGCCGACGCGGCCGCGCTCGCCGCCGTCGTCGCCGGACCGCACCCGGCCGACCCCGACTCGGGGCTCGGCTCGATCGACCTGCCTTCCGACAGCCGCTCCCAGCACATCGGATGGATCGAGTACGAGGGCACCACGGACGAGATCCGCAAGGTGACGGAGCAGGCGATGGCCGCCCTGGCCGGCCAGGGTCACCGGGTCGAGCGGGTGGAGGTACGCTGCGACGACCTCTACCCGGCCCTCGTCGACATCCTGGCCGCGGCCGAGGCGGCGGGGGCGCCGCCGGAGGACGAGGAGTGGTGCGACCCGGGCAGGCTGGAGATCGTCCGCTACGGACGTACCCTCAGCGGCACCGCTTTGATGCGGGCCGAGGAGGTCCGCCAGGGGCTGCGCACGAGGCTGCGCTCCGTGATGCGCCGGTACGGCCTGCTGGCCATGGCCACCGTCCCCATTGAGCCGTTCGACGTGCGGGCCATCGGGCCGCAGTGGGCGGCCGACCCGCGTGATCTGCTCTGGCTGGCGTGGTCGCCCGCTTCGTACCCCTTCAACATGACCGGTCAGCCCGCGGTGACGCTCCCGGCCGGCCTGACCGGCTCCGGGCTGCCTGCCGGGGTGCAGCTCGTCGGGCCCGTCGGGGCCGACGAGGTGGTCCTGACGGTGGCTCACCGGCTGGAGACGGAGCTGGGACCGCTGCCCCCGCCCCACGCGCAGCACGAGCTTGTCCCCGCCACCGAAAGGACCCTCTGA
- a CDS encoding VOC family protein produces MTFLTFRRDAEEALQFYTSIFDNSEVHRMIRARAGEPGWEEGTLQHALFTLDGQMFMCTNMPPPGAVGYDLAPWDSYGFSPATAIYVQCESESEFDRFYTALSEKGEVIMPAGAYEFSARFAWLTDRFGVSWRINLVPSRGARGR; encoded by the coding sequence ATGACGTTCCTGACTTTCAGGAGGGATGCCGAGGAGGCACTGCAGTTCTACACCTCGATCTTCGACAACTCCGAGGTGCACCGGATGATCCGGGCACGCGCCGGAGAGCCGGGGTGGGAGGAAGGAACGCTGCAGCACGCCCTCTTCACTCTCGACGGGCAGATGTTCATGTGCACGAACATGCCTCCGCCCGGGGCCGTCGGATACGATCTGGCCCCGTGGGACTCGTACGGTTTCTCCCCGGCGACCGCGATATACGTGCAGTGCGAATCGGAGAGCGAATTCGACCGGTTCTACACGGCCCTCTCCGAGAAGGGTGAGGTCATCATGCCGGCAGGCGCGTACGAGTTCAGTGCCCGGTTCGCATGGTTGACCGACCGGTTCGGGGTCTCGTGGCGCATCAACCTCGTGCCGTCCAGGGGCGCCCGCGGGCGGTGA